One genomic region from Bacillus sp. SLBN-46 encodes:
- the thiM gene encoding hydroxyethylthiazole kinase codes for METNRWYETLEKVRESRPLVHNITNVVVTNFTANGLLALGASPVMAYAAEEVADMAKIASSVVLNMGTLNSQTVESMIIAGKAANENSVPVIFDPVGAGATPYRTETAQKIMKEVHVSVIRGNAAEIANVVGENWEIKGVDAGDANGNIAELAISAAQKLNTVVVITGKEDIVTDGETTFVIANGHPILTKVTGTGCLLTSVIGAFAGVEKDLLKASVAALSFYGIAAEKAAEKTAEQGPGSFQMEFLNQLSLTSSKDMKQLAAIKKMNE; via the coding sequence GTGGAAACAAACAGATGGTATGAGACATTGGAAAAAGTAAGAGAGAGTAGACCGCTAGTACATAACATAACAAACGTCGTCGTCACGAACTTTACTGCAAATGGCTTACTTGCACTAGGAGCATCACCTGTCATGGCATATGCAGCAGAAGAAGTAGCCGATATGGCAAAAATTGCTAGTTCCGTAGTTTTGAATATGGGAACGTTAAACTCGCAGACAGTGGAGTCCATGATTATTGCAGGAAAAGCAGCCAATGAAAATAGTGTTCCCGTTATATTTGACCCAGTAGGTGCGGGGGCCACTCCTTACCGTACGGAGACTGCACAAAAAATTATGAAAGAGGTGCATGTTTCGGTAATCAGAGGCAATGCAGCAGAAATAGCTAATGTTGTCGGTGAGAACTGGGAAATTAAAGGTGTAGATGCCGGCGACGCAAACGGGAACATTGCTGAACTTGCCATATCAGCTGCACAGAAACTGAACACAGTTGTGGTCATAACCGGAAAAGAAGATATCGTGACAGATGGAGAAACAACCTTTGTGATTGCAAATGGACATCCAATATTGACCAAGGTTACAGGCACTGGCTGTCTATTAACCTCTGTAATTGGTGCTTTTGCTGGTGTGGAAAAAGATTTATTGAAGGCTTCAGTAGCTGCTTTGTCTTTCTATGGAATTGCGGCAGAGAAAGCGGCTGAAAAAACAGCTGAACAAGGACCGGGAAGCTTCCAAATGGAATTTTTAAACCAATTATCACTCACATCTTCAAAAGATATGAAGCAGCTCGCGGCTATTAAAAAAATGAATGAGTAA
- the thiD gene encoding bifunctional hydroxymethylpyrimidine kinase/phosphomethylpyrimidine kinase, which produces MFMKKALTIAGSDSGGGAGIQADLKTFQELEVFGMSALTAVTAQNTLGVHGVYPMSVEAVVKQIQAIGEDIGADALKTGMLFNAEIIEAVSEQLKIFQWENVVVDPVMIAKGGASLLLNEAISAMKAYLLPLAKVITPNIPEAEVLTGMTIQTVEEKKEVARRLHALGVKNVVIKGGHDENETDAVDLLFDGKEFYTFTSQRINTKNTHGTGCTFSAALTAELAKGTSVYEAVLTAKDFIQAAIEEDLEIGQGHGPTNHWAYRKRRIGKEGTPL; this is translated from the coding sequence ATGTTTATGAAAAAAGCGCTAACGATTGCAGGATCTGATAGCGGTGGCGGAGCAGGAATTCAGGCAGATTTAAAGACGTTTCAGGAATTAGAGGTATTTGGTATGTCTGCATTAACAGCAGTGACTGCTCAGAATACATTGGGTGTTCACGGTGTTTATCCAATGTCTGTTGAGGCTGTTGTCAAACAGATTCAAGCTATTGGGGAGGATATCGGAGCAGATGCCCTAAAAACAGGGATGCTGTTTAATGCAGAAATCATTGAGGCAGTATCCGAACAATTGAAGATTTTTCAATGGGAAAATGTCGTGGTAGACCCGGTCATGATCGCTAAAGGCGGAGCATCTTTACTGTTAAACGAAGCGATTTCAGCAATGAAAGCCTATTTACTGCCTCTAGCAAAGGTCATCACGCCGAACATTCCAGAAGCGGAAGTTTTAACGGGAATGACGATTCAAACGGTTGAGGAAAAAAAGGAAGTTGCGAGAAGACTACATGCACTAGGAGTAAAAAATGTCGTCATCAAAGGTGGACATGACGAGAATGAAACGGATGCTGTAGATTTATTATTCGATGGGAAGGAATTCTACACGTTCACGAGCCAGCGAATCAATACAAAAAATACGCATGGAACAGGATGCACCTTCTCAGCTGCACTTACTGCAGAGTTGGCAAAAGGGACTAGTGTGTATGAAGCGGTTTTAACAGCAAAAGATTTTATTCAGGCAGCCATTGAAGAAGATTTAGAAATCGGCCAAGGTCATGGACCTACTAACCATTGGGCTTATCGAAAAAGAAGAATCGGAAAAGAGGGTACCCCTTTATGA